One region of Niallia sp. Man26 genomic DNA includes:
- the rnc gene encoding ribonuclease III, whose protein sequence is MRGNGKDKRHTRPNDKKLKELQENLGIQFENEKLLKQAFTHSSYVNEHRRKPHEDNERLEFLGDAVLELTVSQFLFKKFPMMSEGELTKLRAAIVCEPSLVSFANDQSFGKFVLLGKGEEMTGGRARPALLADVFEAFIGALYLDQGLEQVVVFLEKVVFPKINSGAFSHVMDFKSQLQEFVQRDAVGTISYRILQEKGPAHNREFVSQVFLNDMELGTGTGRSKKEAEQHAAQMSLTMLKTKDAKTDKN, encoded by the coding sequence ATGCGAGGCAACGGAAAAGATAAGAGACATACACGTCCAAATGATAAAAAATTAAAAGAATTGCAAGAAAATCTGGGCATCCAGTTTGAAAACGAAAAATTGTTAAAACAAGCATTTACTCATTCATCATATGTGAATGAGCATCGCAGAAAGCCTCATGAAGACAATGAAAGACTCGAATTTCTAGGAGATGCAGTATTAGAACTTACCGTTTCTCAATTCCTCTTTAAGAAATTCCCGATGATGAGCGAAGGTGAGCTGACGAAGCTGCGGGCAGCAATTGTTTGTGAACCGTCACTTGTTTCTTTTGCTAATGATCAATCGTTCGGCAAGTTTGTCTTGCTTGGCAAGGGAGAGGAAATGACAGGAGGGCGAGCTCGTCCAGCTCTTCTAGCGGATGTTTTTGAGGCATTTATCGGAGCTCTTTACCTGGATCAAGGACTGGAGCAGGTTGTTGTCTTCCTTGAGAAAGTCGTGTTTCCGAAGATTAATTCCGGTGCTTTTTCTCATGTGATGGATTTTAAGAGTCAGCTTCAGGAATTTGTCCAACGAGACGCAGTTGGGACTATTTCCTATCGAATTCTGCAAGAAAAAGGTCCTGCTCATAACAGGGAGTTCGTATCCCAAGTGTTCTTAAATGATATGGAGTTAGGAACTGGAACAGGACGCTCTAAAAAAGAAGCAGAACAGCATGCAGCACAGATGTCGTTAACTATGCTGAAGACAAAAGATGCTAAGACAGATAAAAACTGA
- the fabG gene encoding 3-oxoacyl-[acyl-carrier-protein] reductase, with protein sequence MKLDGKTALVTGGSRGIGRAIALKLAKEGANVAVNYAGSAALANEVVEEIKQLGKDAIAIQCDVSNGESVAEMIKETIAHFGSLDILVNNAGITRDNLLMRMKESEWDDVINTNLKGVFHCTKGVTRQMMKQRKGRIINITSIVGVTGNPGQANYVAAKAGVIGLTKTTAKELAARNITVNAVAPGFITTDMTDKLPEDVKNAMLSQIPLAKFGDPDDIANAVVFLASDESGYITGQTIHIDGGMYM encoded by the coding sequence ATGAAACTAGATGGTAAAACAGCGTTAGTAACAGGCGGGTCTAGAGGAATCGGCCGTGCGATTGCTTTAAAACTTGCGAAAGAAGGAGCTAACGTAGCTGTCAATTACGCAGGAAGTGCAGCTCTTGCTAATGAAGTTGTTGAGGAAATCAAACAGCTTGGCAAAGATGCGATTGCAATCCAATGCGATGTTTCAAACGGCGAATCTGTAGCTGAGATGATAAAAGAAACAATTGCTCACTTTGGAAGCCTGGACATTCTTGTGAACAATGCTGGTATTACAAGAGATAACCTTTTGATGCGCATGAAAGAATCAGAGTGGGATGATGTTATCAACACGAATTTGAAGGGCGTCTTCCATTGCACGAAGGGTGTTACAAGACAAATGATGAAGCAAAGAAAAGGAAGAATTATTAACATTACTTCCATTGTCGGTGTAACAGGTAATCCCGGGCAAGCAAACTACGTAGCAGCAAAAGCAGGAGTTATCGGCTTAACGAAAACAACTGCTAAAGAGCTTGCAGCACGAAATATTACTGTAAATGCAGTTGCACCTGGGTTCATCACAACAGATATGACGGATAAACTGCCAGAAGATGTGAAAAATGCGATGCTTTCGCAAATTCCCCTTGCGAAATTCGGCGATCCGGATGATATCGCAAATGCAGTTGTATTTTTAGCTTCTGATGAGAGCGGCTATATTACAGGGCAAACAATCCACATTGATGGCGGTATGTATATGTAA
- a CDS encoding acyl carrier protein, producing the protein MSDVLERVTKIVVDRLGVEESEVKPEASFKDDLGADSLDVVELVMELEDEFDMEISDDDAEKIVTVGDAVNYIGNR; encoded by the coding sequence ATGTCAGATGTATTAGAACGCGTAACGAAAATCGTTGTTGATCGTCTTGGAGTTGAAGAGTCAGAAGTTAAGCCTGAAGCTTCTTTCAAAGATGACCTAGGAGCAGATTCTCTAGATGTAGTAGAACTTGTTATGGAACTTGAAGATGAGTTCGACATGGAGATTTCTGACGACGATGCTGAAAAGATTGTAACAGTAGGAGATGCTGTTAATTACATAGGTAATCGTTAA